In one window of Gossypium hirsutum isolate 1008001.06 chromosome A01, Gossypium_hirsutum_v2.1, whole genome shotgun sequence DNA:
- the LOC107958020 gene encoding dolichyl-diphosphooligosaccharide--protein glycosyltransferase subunit 4A — protein MIDDQDLGFFASFLGIFIFVLVIAYHFVMADPKYEN, from the coding sequence ATGATTGACGATCAAGACCTTGGTTTCTTCGCAAGTTTCCTTGGAATCTTCATTTTTGTTCTGGTTATAGCGTATCATTTTGTGATGGCGGACCCGAAATATGAAAACTAA